Proteins co-encoded in one Waddlia chondrophila WSU 86-1044 genomic window:
- the hutH gene encoding histidine ammonia-lyase, giving the protein MAKVILDGGCFSLDQAKRVAGGAKIQIHDNVAERIDASRVFVSTVSNGDKPVYGVNTGFGYLARHKIGKSKLKELQVNLLKSHAGGYGPPLTAQETRLAMTLRLNVLLKGLAGVTFELCEALANLINARIYPIIPEYGSVGASGDLAPLAHLALPLIGHGKVVYQGKVIGARAALKRAGLKPYQLEVKEGLSLINGTQVMLAVGTLALIEALKLAELADWIASLTYEAMVGNVDALNPLIHHARGQTGQISSAEAMRQHLEGSYLYDKETKRSRVQDPYSMRCAPQIHGPSRDALSHSKQIVLKELNAATDNPLVFEESLEILSGGNFHGQCLAFAFDIASMAVAELGNVSERRLELLVNPHFSELPAFLTPFEGTHSGYMTAQYLSASLVNENKLLANPACTDSIPGNVGVEDHVSMGMTSARKFKKIIKNTRVILAAELVAAAQGVDLRGVQNLGKGTSAIYKILRRKVPELKSDRVIAKDIDQAVKILEDL; this is encoded by the coding sequence ATGGCAAAAGTCATTCTGGATGGAGGATGTTTTTCCCTCGATCAAGCAAAAAGGGTTGCTGGCGGAGCTAAAATACAGATACACGATAATGTGGCAGAGCGAATTGACGCTTCGCGTGTTTTTGTATCTACCGTCTCTAATGGGGACAAGCCAGTTTACGGTGTCAATACAGGGTTTGGCTACCTGGCGCGTCATAAAATTGGCAAATCCAAGTTGAAAGAGCTGCAGGTCAATCTGTTAAAAAGTCATGCGGGAGGGTATGGACCTCCGTTGACTGCTCAGGAAACCCGGTTGGCAATGACATTAAGATTGAATGTGTTGCTAAAAGGATTGGCAGGCGTCACATTTGAACTGTGCGAAGCATTGGCAAATCTTATCAACGCCCGCATTTACCCGATCATTCCTGAATATGGATCTGTAGGCGCTAGCGGAGATCTTGCACCCTTAGCGCATCTTGCCTTGCCTTTAATTGGGCACGGGAAGGTTGTCTATCAAGGGAAAGTGATTGGTGCTCGAGCTGCTTTGAAACGGGCAGGATTGAAGCCTTATCAACTGGAGGTGAAAGAAGGCCTTTCGTTGATCAATGGGACTCAGGTGATGCTGGCAGTTGGAACGTTGGCCCTAATCGAAGCGCTAAAGCTTGCAGAATTAGCTGATTGGATCGCTTCGCTGACATACGAAGCGATGGTTGGAAATGTTGATGCTCTAAATCCTTTAATTCATCATGCTCGCGGGCAAACAGGACAGATCTCCTCTGCAGAAGCGATGCGCCAGCATTTGGAAGGCTCTTATCTCTACGACAAAGAAACAAAACGGTCGCGAGTTCAAGATCCTTATTCCATGAGGTGTGCCCCGCAAATTCACGGCCCTAGCCGCGATGCTCTTTCCCATTCGAAGCAAATCGTGCTCAAGGAATTGAATGCAGCAACAGATAATCCCTTGGTGTTTGAGGAGAGTTTGGAAATATTAAGCGGAGGGAACTTTCACGGTCAATGTTTAGCTTTTGCTTTCGATATTGCCTCTATGGCAGTTGCCGAGCTTGGAAATGTTTCAGAAAGGCGTCTGGAGCTTTTGGTCAATCCCCATTTTAGCGAGCTTCCAGCCTTCCTCACCCCTTTTGAAGGCACGCATTCCGGATACATGACGGCTCAATATTTAAGCGCTTCCCTTGTCAATGAAAATAAATTGCTGGCAAATCCTGCCTGTACCGATTCCATTCCCGGTAATGTCGGCGTTGAAGACCACGTCAGCATGGGAATGACTTCAGCTAGAAAATTTAAGAAAATCATTAAAAACACCCGCGTGATTTTAGCTGCCGAACTCGTGGCAGCTGCACAAGGGGTTGACTTAAGAGGCGTTCAAAATTTGGGAAAAGGGACATCTGCCATCTATAAAATCTTGCGTCGGAAAGTGCCTGAATTAAAAAGCGACAGAGTGATTGCAAAAGATATCGATCAGGCAGTCAAAATCTTGGAGGATTTATGA
- the aroC gene encoding chorismate synthase translates to MGSNQFGQYFQVTTWGESHGKEVGLVIDGCPPNIKICEEQINDALKKRAPGRTPWTSPRKESDRAEILSGIFEGKTTGHPIAIRIPNLDVRSSAYQGMEKILRPGHANAAYLEKYGIYDYRGGGRASARETACRVAAGAVAEQVLEGVEVVAYLKEAGSVTIGNVDESHLANSPIFCPDPYTEASMISMIERTLEEKDSVGGVVEVIARNLPAGLGDPVYQKLEANLAHAMLSIPASKGFEIGSGFQAARMKGSEHNDLYTSLRKTETNHAGGTLGGISTGMPVICRVAFKPASSIGKAQKTVTIDGEPAIYELPQGSRHDPCVAIRAVPVVRAMMLIVLADRWVKRFDKN, encoded by the coding sequence ATGGGATCCAATCAATTCGGACAATATTTTCAGGTAACGACATGGGGTGAATCGCATGGAAAAGAAGTTGGCCTTGTGATTGACGGATGCCCTCCAAATATTAAAATTTGCGAAGAGCAGATCAACGACGCATTAAAAAAACGTGCTCCGGGTCGAACTCCATGGACCTCTCCAAGAAAAGAATCCGATCGCGCAGAAATCCTTTCCGGAATATTTGAAGGAAAAACGACAGGACATCCGATCGCCATCCGCATTCCAAATTTGGATGTCAGATCAAGTGCTTATCAGGGAATGGAGAAGATTCTGCGTCCCGGACATGCTAATGCTGCTTATCTTGAGAAGTACGGCATTTACGACTATCGTGGAGGAGGCAGAGCTTCTGCAAGGGAGACTGCCTGCCGTGTAGCTGCTGGCGCTGTTGCCGAGCAGGTTCTTGAAGGCGTGGAGGTTGTGGCGTATCTCAAAGAAGCAGGATCGGTAACAATCGGCAATGTGGATGAGAGCCACTTAGCAAACAGCCCCATTTTTTGCCCCGATCCATACACAGAAGCATCGATGATCTCTATGATTGAACGCACTTTAGAAGAAAAAGATTCAGTTGGAGGAGTTGTAGAGGTAATAGCGAGAAATTTGCCGGCGGGGCTTGGAGACCCTGTCTATCAAAAGTTAGAGGCAAATTTAGCTCATGCGATGCTGTCTATTCCTGCAAGCAAAGGATTTGAGATCGGCAGCGGCTTTCAAGCAGCTAGAATGAAAGGATCTGAGCATAACGACTTGTATACGAGCTTACGCAAGACAGAAACAAATCATGCAGGAGGAACACTGGGAGGAATTTCAACTGGGATGCCTGTTATCTGCAGAGTTGCTTTTAAACCCGCTTCGAGCATTGGAAAAGCGCAAAAAACAGTGACTATCGATGGTGAGCCGGCAATATATGAATTGCCGCAAGGTTCGCGCCACGACCCTTGCGTTGCTATCCGTGCCGTTCCTGTTGTCCGTGCAATGATGCTCATTGTGCTTGCTGATCGTTGGGTCAAGCGTTTTGATAAAAATTAA
- the hutG gene encoding formimidoylglutamase, with protein MWTGRVDSERNERFHQCVKAVSIHEIPEDGTKKAAFIGFASDEGIKRNQGRAGAEKGPEEIRKALGSLPYHQQNLAIYETGDICCKAGNLEEAQKQLAEAVAALLKKKVFPIVLGGGHEVAWGHFQGIFKHCPSEEVAIVNFDAHLDMRPFSKQSSSGTPFLQIADLLQKNNVPFNYTCIGLQPSGNTASLLETAKDYGVKMVTAEEIHLEGIASALQRLESLVLACPFLYVTVCLDVFASPFAPGVSAPQPLGLTPWQIIPLLRYLAASGKVISVDVAELSPPHDVDRMTAKLAGNLIFDFIHHLK; from the coding sequence ATGTGGACAGGTCGCGTTGACAGTGAAAGAAACGAGCGTTTTCATCAATGTGTGAAAGCGGTATCCATCCATGAAATTCCTGAAGATGGGACAAAAAAGGCAGCTTTTATAGGATTTGCATCAGATGAAGGAATCAAACGCAATCAAGGAAGAGCCGGAGCTGAAAAAGGCCCTGAAGAGATCAGAAAGGCGCTAGGATCGCTTCCCTATCATCAACAGAATCTTGCAATTTATGAAACCGGAGACATCTGCTGCAAGGCAGGCAATCTTGAAGAAGCGCAAAAACAGTTAGCCGAAGCTGTTGCCGCTCTTTTAAAAAAGAAGGTTTTTCCTATTGTCTTAGGTGGCGGGCATGAAGTGGCTTGGGGCCATTTCCAAGGGATTTTCAAACATTGCCCATCAGAGGAAGTTGCCATTGTCAATTTTGATGCCCATCTGGACATGCGTCCTTTTTCTAAACAAAGCTCTTCCGGAACTCCGTTTCTGCAAATCGCTGATCTATTGCAAAAAAACAATGTTCCGTTTAATTACACTTGCATTGGCCTTCAGCCATCCGGAAATACTGCTTCTTTGCTCGAAACAGCTAAGGATTACGGAGTAAAAATGGTGACTGCGGAAGAGATCCATTTAGAAGGGATTGCATCTGCTTTGCAGAGACTTGAATCATTAGTTCTTGCTTGTCCATTTCTCTATGTCACCGTTTGTTTGGATGTGTTTGCTTCCCCTTTTGCTCCCGGTGTCAGTGCTCCTCAGCCTTTGGGGCTGACCCCATGGCAAATCATTCCTTTATTGCGTTATCTCGCTGCTTCTGGTAAGGTTATAAGTGTAGATGTTGCTGAGCTTTCACCACCTCATGATGTTGACAGGATGACAGCAAAATTGGCTGGCAACCTGATTTTCGACTTCATCCATCACCTTAAATAA
- a CDS encoding DNA-binding domain-containing protein has protein sequence MSYDPNVPKKLKELQTWFAEVITRPINEKFISSNDRPIEKYIKPSPTLKPEKRIEIYHQQYWWRLLSAMQSTYTMATRMLGYRKFNKLIAIPYLKTYPSEHYSVSHIGDRLLEWMETWYQEDDKPILIDSIAIDDAMHKAFFETSFPSITEGSSSEEALFKLAMLQPYVVLFKINHDLFNFRKEIQGKDPDYWSSHHYPGLKHALSEENGHFPRLAKERIYYFIVYRSPLNHVKWKEISEVEYALLSLFKKPISIEQACKWLSEQGREYLPDAAQHLQKWIQEWIAMQWLRQPN, from the coding sequence ATGAGCTACGATCCTAATGTTCCTAAAAAGTTAAAAGAGTTGCAAACCTGGTTTGCAGAAGTGATCACTCGGCCGATCAATGAGAAATTCATTTCTTCTAATGACCGGCCAATTGAGAAATATATTAAGCCTAGCCCAACTTTAAAACCTGAAAAAAGAATTGAGATTTACCATCAGCAATATTGGTGGCGGCTGCTTAGTGCGATGCAGTCAACCTACACAATGGCCACCCGAATGCTTGGCTACAGAAAATTCAACAAGTTGATTGCAATCCCTTACCTTAAAACTTATCCCTCGGAACACTACTCAGTTTCTCATATCGGTGACCGCCTTTTAGAATGGATGGAGACATGGTATCAAGAAGATGATAAGCCGATTCTTATTGATTCGATTGCAATTGACGACGCGATGCACAAGGCCTTTTTTGAAACTTCTTTTCCCTCAATTACAGAGGGAAGCAGCTCTGAAGAGGCGCTGTTTAAACTGGCAATGCTACAGCCTTATGTCGTTCTTTTTAAAATAAATCATGACCTTTTTAATTTTCGGAAAGAAATTCAGGGCAAAGATCCTGATTACTGGTCGAGCCATCACTATCCCGGTTTAAAACACGCATTATCGGAAGAAAACGGCCATTTTCCGAGATTAGCTAAAGAGAGGATTTATTATTTTATTGTTTACCGCAGCCCTTTAAACCATGTCAAATGGAAAGAAATCTCCGAAGTTGAGTATGCCCTTCTTTCGCTTTTCAAAAAACCGATCAGCATTGAGCAAGCATGCAAATGGTTATCAGAGCAAGGCAGAGAATATCTGCCCGATGCGGCTCAACATCTCCAGAAATGGATTCAGGAGTGGATCGCTATGCAGTGGCTTAGACAACCAAATTAA
- a CDS encoding DUF692 domain-containing protein: MRNRDIPKLGIGLGLRIPHYTDILTKRPPVDWFEIISENFMVEGGKALVNLEKFLETYTIVQHGVSLAIGSPTPLDFDYLKKLKALTKMTRTPWVSDHLCWGQTPGGHYHDLLPLPYTKEVADYVAERARIVQDYLELPFALENLSSYVSYQIDEMPEWEFYTRIAEKSDTFFMLDVNNIYVSSRNHGFDPREYFNNIPLDRVLQIHIAGHNDKGEYVLDTHDHPVRDEVWKIYADVWPKTGGVSTLLEWDNKIPPFQKTWEEALKAKQFQRNLEMEFA; encoded by the coding sequence ATGAGAAATCGAGATATTCCCAAATTAGGGATCGGTTTGGGATTGCGCATCCCGCATTATACAGATATTTTGACAAAGCGCCCCCCTGTTGATTGGTTTGAGATCATCAGTGAAAACTTTATGGTTGAAGGAGGTAAAGCATTAGTCAATCTGGAAAAATTTCTTGAAACCTACACAATTGTCCAGCATGGGGTCTCTTTAGCCATCGGAAGTCCGACGCCTTTAGATTTTGATTATTTGAAAAAATTAAAGGCGCTTACGAAAATGACTCGAACCCCCTGGGTTTCCGACCACCTTTGCTGGGGACAGACACCGGGTGGGCATTATCACGACCTGCTTCCCCTCCCCTATACTAAAGAGGTTGCCGATTATGTCGCTGAAAGGGCTCGCATTGTACAAGATTATCTCGAACTTCCTTTTGCGTTGGAAAACCTTTCCTCTTATGTCTCCTATCAGATTGACGAAATGCCGGAGTGGGAATTCTACACGCGTATTGCAGAAAAATCAGACACCTTTTTCATGCTTGATGTGAATAATATTTACGTATCTAGCCGCAATCATGGATTCGATCCAAGGGAATATTTCAATAATATTCCTTTAGACCGCGTTTTGCAGATCCATATCGCCGGCCACAATGACAAAGGGGAATATGTACTGGACACGCATGACCATCCAGTAAGAGATGAGGTTTGGAAAATCTATGCGGATGTTTGGCCCAAAACAGGAGGGGTATCCACTCTATTAGAATGGGACAATAAGATTCCTCCTTTTCAAAAAACATGGGAAGAGGCGTTAAAAGCCAAACAGTTCCAGAGGAACCTAGAGATGGAATTCGCATGA
- the leuS gene encoding leucine--tRNA ligase, translating to MKYNHQAVEKKWQEHWEKEKTFKVDVDPNKPKYYVLDMFPYISGAGLHVGHVLGYTATDILARYKRQLGFNVLHPMGWDSFGLPAEQHAIRTGTHPAETTEINLANFRKQLKSLGFSYDWDREFGTHEPTYYKWTQWIFTKLFEKGLAYEAEMPVNWCPALGTVLANEEVEEGKSKEGGHEVIRRPLRQWVLKITDYADRLLKDLDLLDWPESLKRLQKNWIGRSEGAQVKFPVNGTKHLLSVFTTRPDTLFGATYMVLAPEHPLVSEIAADSCKEAVETYQRQAAMKSDMDRTDFSREKTGVFTGAYAINPANGREIPIWISDYVLIGYGTGAIMAVPSHDQRDFDFARAHHLEVIPVFDPNIESHPELVPETLSHDELRELVIAGKHCWEGEGVCINSANEEVSLNGLRVKEAVEKMLAWLEKKGYGKKTVSYKLRDWLFSRQRYWGEPFPILHLADGTKRVLELDELPLTPPNLSDFKPAGDGQSPIAKVDDWVNIADPKSGQQAKRETNTMPQWAGSCWYYLRFCDPHNHDEAWSREAENYWMPVDLYVGGVEHAVLHLLYARFWHKVLYDTGYVSTPEPFQSLRNQGLIVSRSFKDSGNNYVPTALVKEKDGAYFHKETGEELTSQIEKMSKSKLNGVVPDEIIAEYGADALRLYEMFMGPLDKEKVWNTDAVNGCRRFLQRFYDACASDKVTDIDHEDALKLGHRLVHDVSKDIEQMSFNTSVARFMEFMNDLSKLEAYPRSVMKMAIQTLAPFAPHLAEETWEMLGFKEELSRCLWPEVDPKYLKNDRVTYVVQVNGKVRGRLEMDKGLSKEDLMEYAVSDPHVVKFLDGKEIRKVIFVPDKLLNLVV from the coding sequence ATGAAATACAATCATCAAGCTGTCGAAAAGAAATGGCAGGAGCATTGGGAAAAAGAGAAAACATTCAAAGTTGACGTCGATCCGAACAAACCGAAATATTACGTCCTGGACATGTTTCCCTACATTTCCGGTGCAGGGCTGCATGTTGGCCATGTTTTGGGATATACCGCAACCGACATCTTGGCTCGTTATAAAAGGCAGCTGGGATTTAATGTCCTCCATCCGATGGGATGGGATAGTTTTGGCCTGCCGGCAGAGCAGCATGCAATCCGCACTGGCACCCACCCGGCGGAGACAACAGAAATAAATCTCGCCAACTTTCGAAAACAGCTGAAATCTTTGGGATTCAGCTACGACTGGGACAGGGAATTTGGCACACACGAACCGACATACTATAAGTGGACCCAGTGGATTTTCACGAAACTGTTTGAAAAAGGGCTGGCTTATGAAGCAGAGATGCCAGTAAACTGGTGTCCTGCTCTTGGAACTGTTCTTGCTAACGAAGAGGTTGAGGAAGGCAAGTCGAAAGAGGGCGGACATGAAGTGATCCGACGGCCTCTTAGGCAGTGGGTGCTGAAAATCACCGATTACGCAGACAGGCTGTTGAAAGATCTCGACCTTCTGGACTGGCCGGAAAGTCTGAAACGGCTGCAAAAAAATTGGATCGGCAGAAGCGAGGGTGCACAAGTAAAGTTTCCTGTGAATGGGACAAAACACCTCTTATCTGTTTTCACAACTCGTCCCGATACCTTATTTGGCGCAACCTATATGGTTTTAGCGCCTGAACATCCATTGGTTTCAGAAATCGCTGCCGACTCGTGCAAGGAGGCTGTGGAAACATATCAAAGACAAGCAGCGATGAAAAGCGACATGGATCGCACCGACTTCAGCCGTGAGAAAACGGGTGTGTTTACAGGAGCTTATGCCATCAATCCGGCAAACGGCCGTGAGATTCCAATTTGGATTTCCGACTACGTGCTCATCGGATACGGCACTGGCGCAATCATGGCAGTGCCTTCCCATGACCAGCGGGATTTCGATTTTGCACGTGCTCATCATCTCGAAGTGATTCCTGTTTTTGATCCCAATATCGAATCGCATCCCGAACTTGTGCCTGAAACGCTTTCACATGACGAACTAAGAGAGCTGGTGATTGCCGGCAAGCATTGCTGGGAGGGAGAGGGAGTTTGCATTAATAGTGCAAATGAAGAGGTTTCTCTCAACGGTCTTCGAGTCAAAGAAGCGGTTGAAAAAATGCTTGCTTGGCTGGAGAAAAAAGGGTATGGAAAAAAAACCGTCAGTTATAAGCTGCGCGACTGGCTTTTCTCAAGGCAGCGTTACTGGGGAGAGCCGTTTCCTATTCTTCATCTAGCTGACGGAACGAAACGGGTTTTGGAATTGGACGAACTTCCTTTGACTCCACCGAATCTTTCAGATTTTAAACCTGCAGGCGACGGCCAAAGTCCAATTGCCAAAGTGGATGATTGGGTAAATATCGCCGATCCGAAAAGCGGCCAGCAGGCAAAACGGGAAACAAACACCATGCCGCAATGGGCCGGTTCCTGCTGGTATTATCTTCGATTTTGCGATCCGCATAATCACGATGAAGCCTGGAGCCGCGAGGCGGAAAATTATTGGATGCCTGTCGATCTTTACGTCGGCGGAGTCGAGCACGCAGTTCTCCATCTATTGTACGCTCGATTTTGGCATAAAGTGCTTTATGATACCGGATATGTCAGCACGCCGGAACCTTTTCAATCTTTAAGAAACCAAGGATTAATCGTCTCCCGTTCATTTAAGGATAGCGGCAACAACTACGTGCCGACAGCTTTAGTAAAAGAAAAAGATGGCGCCTATTTCCATAAAGAAACAGGGGAGGAGTTAACCAGTCAGATTGAAAAGATGTCTAAATCCAAGCTCAACGGAGTGGTTCCGGATGAGATCATTGCTGAATATGGCGCCGATGCATTGAGACTCTACGAAATGTTTATGGGGCCCCTGGACAAGGAAAAGGTGTGGAACACAGATGCTGTCAATGGCTGTCGACGCTTCCTGCAAAGGTTTTACGATGCGTGCGCTTCGGATAAAGTCACCGATATTGACCATGAAGATGCGCTTAAACTCGGCCATCGGCTTGTTCATGATGTTTCCAAGGATATTGAACAAATGTCTTTTAATACCTCTGTTGCGCGTTTCATGGAATTTATGAACGATCTCTCAAAGCTGGAGGCTTACCCACGTTCTGTGATGAAAATGGCCATACAAACTTTGGCGCCTTTTGCTCCCCATTTAGCTGAAGAGACATGGGAGATGCTGGGATTTAAAGAAGAACTTTCCCGCTGTCTCTGGCCCGAAGTTGACCCCAAATACCTCAAAAACGATAGGGTAACCTATGTCGTGCAGGTCAATGGCAAAGTGCGCGGCAGGCTGGAGATGGATAAAGGGTTGAGCAAAGAAGATTTAATGGAGTATGCTGTCAGCGATCCTCACGTCGTTAAGTTTCTGGATGGAAAAGAGATCCGAAAAGTGATTTTCGTCCCCGATAAGCTGCTTAATTTGGTTGTCTAA
- the hutU gene encoding urocanate hydratase — MTLTSFMEKYAKHPSYKSPVGNQLHAKSWQTEAPLRMLLNNLDAEVAEDPNQLVVYGGTGQAARNPEALTKIIDALLTLEEDQSLLIQSGKAVGIVKSHPEAPRVLIANSNLVPHWADWEHFQKLKERGLIMYGQMTAGSWIYIGTQGILQGTYETFAEMARQHFGGSLKGKFVVSGGLGGMGGAQPLAAVLNGAVYLGVDIDRSRIEKRLKTRYLDTIADNLEDAMAKITEAKKKGQALSIGLEADIGSTLHRLLEKGMVPDAATDQTSAHDPLYGYIPSGLTLSEAEALRKENPTDYLLRSKESMASHVNALLAMKDQGTIVFDYGNNLREFAKEGGSSRAFEIRGFVPEYIRPLFCEGKGPFRWAALSGDPMDIYKTDEALMRLFPENSHLHHWLKSARERVEFQGLPSRICWLGLGEREQAGLLFNQMVESGELSAPLVIGRDHLDSGSVASPNRETEGMRDGSDAISDWPLLNLMANTAGGATWVSFHHGGGVGMGFSQHAGMVVLADGTKRAYRCLSRVLFNDPATGVMRHADAGYETAQRLFQENQLG, encoded by the coding sequence ATGACCTTGACCTCGTTTATGGAAAAATATGCAAAGCACCCCTCTTACAAATCTCCTGTAGGGAATCAGTTGCACGCTAAAAGCTGGCAGACAGAAGCGCCTCTTAGGATGCTTTTGAACAATCTAGATGCTGAAGTGGCAGAAGATCCAAATCAACTTGTTGTCTATGGCGGAACAGGACAAGCTGCGCGCAATCCTGAAGCTCTAACAAAAATCATTGATGCACTTTTGACATTAGAAGAGGATCAAAGCCTTCTCATCCAATCGGGAAAAGCAGTCGGCATTGTCAAAAGCCACCCGGAGGCTCCCCGTGTGCTGATCGCTAATAGCAACTTAGTTCCTCATTGGGCAGACTGGGAACATTTTCAGAAATTAAAAGAGCGCGGGCTGATCATGTATGGACAAATGACTGCCGGAAGCTGGATTTACATTGGTACTCAAGGGATTTTACAAGGCACCTATGAAACATTTGCCGAAATGGCCAGACAACATTTTGGAGGCTCATTAAAAGGGAAATTTGTCGTTTCAGGAGGCCTTGGAGGCATGGGAGGGGCTCAACCTCTGGCTGCGGTTTTAAACGGAGCTGTCTATCTTGGTGTAGATATCGATCGCTCAAGGATTGAAAAACGGTTGAAAACCCGCTATCTGGATACAATTGCCGATAATTTAGAAGATGCAATGGCAAAAATTACTGAGGCAAAGAAGAAAGGGCAAGCCCTTTCGATTGGTTTGGAGGCAGATATCGGAAGCACTTTGCATCGATTGTTGGAAAAAGGGATGGTTCCCGATGCGGCAACAGATCAAACATCAGCTCATGATCCTTTATATGGCTACATCCCTTCTGGATTGACTTTGAGTGAAGCAGAAGCGTTGCGGAAAGAAAATCCAACAGACTATCTCCTGCGTTCAAAGGAATCGATGGCCAGTCACGTCAACGCGCTTTTGGCCATGAAAGATCAAGGAACGATCGTTTTTGACTATGGAAATAATCTTAGGGAATTTGCCAAAGAAGGGGGCTCTTCTCGCGCTTTTGAAATTCGAGGGTTTGTTCCCGAGTATATCCGCCCGCTGTTTTGCGAAGGGAAAGGCCCGTTTAGATGGGCTGCTTTGTCCGGAGATCCAATGGATATCTACAAAACCGACGAAGCGTTGATGAGGCTGTTTCCAGAAAACTCCCACCTGCATCATTGGTTGAAATCTGCAAGGGAGAGAGTGGAATTTCAAGGACTCCCCTCTCGAATTTGCTGGCTTGGGCTGGGAGAGCGGGAGCAGGCAGGTCTTTTATTCAATCAAATGGTTGAATCCGGCGAGTTGTCTGCGCCGCTTGTGATTGGACGCGATCATCTCGACTCCGGGTCGGTTGCCTCTCCTAACCGTGAAACAGAAGGAATGCGGGACGGCTCCGATGCGATTTCGGACTGGCCGCTTTTGAACTTGATGGCGAACACTGCCGGAGGAGCCACTTGGGTCTCTTTCCATCACGGCGGCGGCGTAGGAATGGGGTTCTCGCAGCATGCTGGCATGGTTGTTTTAGCTGATGGAACAAAGCGCGCTTATCGATGCTTGTCCAGAGTTCTTTTCAACGATCCTGCTACCGGCGTGATGAGGCATGCTGACGCAGGCTACGAAACGGCGCAAAGATTGTTTCAGGAGAACCAGCTAGGATGA
- the hutI gene encoding imidazolonepropionase encodes MKLIGPFAQLVTMRNVRNAGPVEDVSLEILPHVGILIEDGKIAKIDNYENLRADDQITFDSPVIAIPGLIDAHTHLCWGGSRTRDYALRVRGVSYQEIAKQGGGILDTVAQTREASLEELTNVVDQHLDQQLSWGVATTEVKSGYGLSVESELKMLKAIQIAARKHPVDVISTCLAAHTLPPEFNDRKQYLNHLQSALFPRLKPGTHRIDIFIEEGAFSPEEALPYLQYAKKLGFEITVHANQFTHAGVNVACQVGAVSADHLEHLTKDEICLLKQSGIIAVALPGASLGLGERMAPVRKMLDAGLSVAIASDWNPGSAPMGNLLAQAALLGAFEKLSLAETLAGITKRAAAALKLPDRGVLEVGKRCDLTVFKASDWREIFYYQGSLQPSDTVIQGKRFHHVDRSR; translated from the coding sequence ATGAAATTAATTGGACCGTTTGCCCAGTTAGTCACAATGCGAAACGTTCGGAATGCAGGACCTGTCGAAGATGTTTCTTTGGAAATTTTGCCGCATGTGGGCATTCTTATAGAAGATGGTAAGATTGCTAAAATCGACAATTACGAAAATCTTCGAGCAGATGACCAGATCACATTTGATTCACCTGTGATTGCCATCCCAGGGCTCATTGATGCACATACGCATCTTTGCTGGGGAGGATCTCGGACTCGCGATTACGCTTTACGCGTTCGGGGCGTTTCCTATCAGGAGATCGCAAAGCAGGGAGGAGGAATTTTAGACACTGTCGCTCAGACAAGGGAAGCTTCACTTGAAGAGCTGACAAACGTTGTCGATCAGCATTTAGACCAGCAACTATCTTGGGGGGTGGCAACCACCGAAGTGAAAAGCGGTTATGGGCTTTCTGTAGAAAGCGAATTAAAAATGCTCAAAGCGATACAGATTGCTGCACGTAAACATCCCGTTGATGTGATCTCAACCTGCCTTGCAGCTCATACGCTTCCCCCTGAATTTAACGATCGAAAACAGTATTTAAATCATCTTCAATCGGCTTTGTTTCCTAGGCTCAAACCAGGCACTCATCGAATCGATATTTTTATTGAGGAGGGCGCCTTTTCTCCTGAAGAGGCGCTCCCCTATTTGCAATATGCGAAGAAGCTAGGGTTTGAAATCACTGTGCACGCTAACCAATTTACCCATGCAGGGGTGAACGTTGCTTGCCAGGTAGGAGCTGTTAGCGCAGATCATCTAGAACATTTGACAAAAGATGAGATTTGCCTGCTCAAACAATCAGGGATCATTGCTGTTGCTCTTCCTGGAGCCTCTCTTGGGCTTGGTGAAAGAATGGCTCCGGTAAGGAAAATGCTTGATGCGGGCCTTTCTGTTGCGATCGCTTCTGACTGGAATCCCGGTTCTGCACCGATGGGCAATCTGTTAGCTCAAGCAGCTCTTTTGGGAGCATTTGAAAAGCTTAGCCTTGCAGAGACTTTAGCGGGGATCACTAAACGAGCAGCCGCTGCTCTAAAGCTGCCTGATCGAGGAGTGTTGGAAGTCGGAAAACGTTGCGACTTAACGGTGTTTAAAGCAAGTGATTGGAGGGAAATTTTTTATTATCAAGGTTCTCTTCAGCCATCAGATACAGTTATTCAAGGAAAGAGGTTTCATCATGTGGACAGGTCGCGTTGA